From one Rhizobium rosettiformans genomic stretch:
- a CDS encoding HAD family hydrolase codes for MSNRPVSVIGFDADDTLWQNEQYYKLTEGHFRSLLADYAEGEHVSDRLLEAEKRNLAHYGFGIKGFTLSMIETALEVTEGRAPSSVISEILAIGRDLLSHPVECLPHARDALEALSGKYFLVLITKGDLFDQERKLAQSGLGDYFDAVEIVSDKTATTYRRIFGKHGEGPERGMMIGNSLKSDIVPAIAAGAWGVFVPHELTWVLEHVDKPEEAPRFREIPDLGHVPELVANLA; via the coding sequence ATGTCCAACCGCCCTGTCTCCGTGATCGGCTTTGATGCCGACGACACGCTCTGGCAGAACGAGCAGTATTACAAGCTGACCGAAGGCCATTTCCGCAGCCTGCTTGCCGATTATGCCGAAGGTGAGCATGTGTCCGACCGTCTGCTGGAGGCGGAAAAGCGCAATCTCGCCCATTACGGCTTCGGCATCAAAGGTTTCACGCTCTCGATGATCGAGACGGCGCTGGAGGTCACGGAGGGCCGTGCGCCCTCTTCCGTGATCAGCGAAATCCTGGCGATTGGACGCGATCTCTTGAGCCACCCCGTCGAATGTCTGCCGCATGCACGAGATGCGCTGGAGGCGCTTTCGGGCAAGTACTTCCTGGTGCTGATCACCAAGGGCGATCTCTTCGACCAGGAGCGCAAGCTGGCACAATCCGGCCTCGGCGACTATTTCGACGCAGTCGAGATCGTCTCGGACAAGACCGCCACCACCTATCGGCGGATCTTCGGCAAACATGGCGAAGGACCGGAGCGGGGGATGATGATCGGCAATTCGCTGAAGTCAGACATCGTGCCGGCGATTGCCGCCGGCGCCTGGGGCGTGTTCGTGCCGCATGAACTGACCTGGGTGCTGGAGCATGTCGACAAGCCCGAGGAGGCGCCGCGCTTCCGCGAGATCCCGGATCTCGGGCATGTACCTGAGCTTGTCGCCAACCTGGCCTAG
- a CDS encoding DoxX family protein — MSATNNGLLVLVRILLSFMFIMSGFGKLTDPAGTAGMISGAGLPAADLLAYAAGLYELVAGLFILVGFQTKITAWTIALFCVFTGLVFHTGTVAIEGWPEGALGWINTLNQIMVMKNVTLAGGYIALAIVGAGAYSIDARRGSAQAVAA, encoded by the coding sequence ATGTCCGCGACCAATAACGGCCTTCTCGTTCTCGTCCGTATCCTTCTCTCATTCATGTTCATCATGTCCGGCTTCGGCAAGCTGACCGATCCGGCCGGCACTGCCGGCATGATCTCCGGCGCAGGCCTTCCCGCCGCCGACCTTCTGGCCTATGCCGCCGGTCTCTATGAGCTGGTTGCCGGTCTCTTCATCCTCGTCGGCTTCCAGACCAAGATCACCGCCTGGACCATCGCTCTCTTCTGCGTGTTCACCGGTCTCGTCTTCCACACCGGCACCGTTGCCATCGAAGGCTGGCCGGAAGGCGCACTCGGCTGGATCAACACCCTGAACCAGATCATGGTGATGAAGAACGTCACGCTGGCTGGCGGCTATATCGCTCTCGCCATCGTCGGCGCCGGCGCCTACTCGATCGACGCCCGCCGCGGTTCGGCCCAGGCCGTCGCAGCCTGA
- a CDS encoding FAD-binding protein, which translates to MLTPSTEAEAVELIRNHASRKIPLHIRGGGSRAGFGNPVAADATLSSAALSGIVEYNPAEMVITARTGTPVAEIEAALAANGQAMAFEPMDHRGAMGTSGTPTIGGLFAVNSSGPRRITAGAARDHLLGVRFVNGAGDVVKAGGKVMKNVTGLDLVKLLAGSHGTLGFLTEVTFKVLPVPKTATTIVLSGLEDEQAMNALAAALSLSVEVSGAAHLPESVRGRFIGGKLPEGAATVMRLEGLEASVAVRAEKLIAAMAVFGPVSRLDAEHSKTLWAEIRDVMPYADGTARPLWRLSMAPTQAWKLVAGLRLRAGIDAYYDWQGGLVWMRMEADPEAEVLRHGIRTLGGGHATLLRAAPQIRAEAAAFEPQTPAVALLSGRVRAKLDPHGIFNPGLMA; encoded by the coding sequence ATGCTGACCCCCTCGACCGAAGCCGAAGCCGTCGAACTCATCCGCAACCATGCCTCCCGCAAGATCCCGCTCCACATCCGTGGCGGCGGCAGCCGTGCAGGCTTCGGCAATCCTGTAGCCGCAGACGCCACCCTGTCTTCCGCAGCCTTGTCTGGCATCGTCGAATACAACCCCGCCGAAATGGTCATCACGGCCCGCACTGGCACGCCTGTTGCGGAGATCGAGGCAGCCCTTGCCGCAAATGGCCAGGCAATGGCCTTCGAACCCATGGATCATCGTGGCGCCATGGGTACGTCTGGCACGCCCACGATTGGCGGCCTCTTTGCGGTCAACAGCTCCGGTCCGCGCCGCATTACCGCAGGTGCCGCCCGCGACCATCTGCTCGGCGTCCGCTTCGTCAACGGGGCCGGCGATGTCGTGAAGGCCGGTGGCAAGGTGATGAAGAACGTCACCGGTCTCGATCTCGTCAAGCTGCTCGCCGGATCCCACGGCACGCTCGGCTTTCTCACCGAAGTTACCTTCAAGGTCCTGCCCGTGCCGAAGACGGCCACCACGATCGTCCTTTCAGGGCTGGAAGACGAGCAGGCCATGAATGCGCTCGCCGCTGCCCTGTCGCTCTCCGTCGAAGTCTCCGGTGCAGCCCACCTACCGGAAAGTGTCCGCGGTCGTTTCATCGGCGGCAAGCTTCCCGAAGGTGCTGCCACGGTGATGCGTCTGGAAGGGTTGGAAGCCTCGGTGGCCGTCCGTGCGGAAAAGCTGATCGCAGCCATGGCAGTCTTTGGACCGGTGAGCCGCCTCGACGCGGAGCACTCGAAGACCCTCTGGGCAGAAATCCGCGATGTCATGCCCTATGCTGATGGCACGGCCCGTCCGCTCTGGCGCCTGTCCATGGCTCCGACGCAAGCCTGGAAGCTGGTCGCGGGCCTCAGGCTCCGGGCCGGTATCGACGCCTATTACGACTGGCAGGGCGGCCTTGTCTGGATGCGCATGGAAGCCGACCCGGAGGCTGAGGTCTTGCGCCATGGCATCCGCACCCTTGGCGGCGGCCATGCCACGCTGCTCCGAGCCGCCCCCCAGATCCGCGCCGAGGCGGCAGCCTTTGAACCGCAGACCCCGGCGGTCGCCTTGCTATCCGGCCGGGTCAGGGCAAAACTCGATCCTCATGGGATTTTCAATCCCGGACTGATGGCATGA
- the hisG gene encoding ATP phosphoribosyltransferase gives MTITIGLPSKGRMKDDASAIFERAGMKIVAVGNDRSYRGRVEGFDDVEIAYLSASEISREIGNGTVDFGVTGEDLIREGLAEADARVEIAARLGFGHADVVVAVPEIWYDVDTMADLGDVAAEFRTRHGRRLAIATKYWRLTQQHFSGSHGIQLYRIVESLGATEGAPAAGQADIIVDITSTGSTLRANHLKVLSDGVILRSEACLVRARKPEHEGNEMIGRIIEAVRGVL, from the coding sequence ATGACCATCACCATCGGTCTGCCCTCCAAGGGCCGCATGAAGGACGATGCTTCCGCGATCTTCGAGCGCGCGGGAATGAAGATTGTCGCCGTCGGCAACGACCGCTCCTATCGCGGCCGCGTCGAAGGTTTTGATGATGTCGAGATCGCCTATCTCTCGGCCTCCGAGATCTCGCGCGAGATCGGCAATGGCACGGTCGATTTCGGCGTCACCGGCGAAGACCTGATCCGCGAGGGGCTCGCCGAAGCTGATGCCCGCGTCGAGATCGCGGCTCGCCTCGGCTTCGGCCATGCCGATGTCGTCGTCGCCGTCCCCGAGATCTGGTACGACGTCGATACCATGGCTGACCTCGGCGATGTCGCCGCCGAATTCCGCACCCGCCATGGCCGCCGGCTCGCCATCGCCACCAAATACTGGCGCCTGACCCAGCAGCATTTTTCCGGCAGCCACGGCATCCAGCTCTATCGCATCGTCGAAAGCCTGGGCGCCACCGAAGGCGCGCCCGCTGCCGGCCAAGCCGATATCATCGTCGACATCACCTCGACCGGCTCGACTTTGCGCGCCAATCACCTGAAGGTGCTCTCCGATGGCGTCATCCTGCGCTCCGAGGCCTGCCTCGTGCGGGCAAGGAAGCCGGAGCACGAGGGTAATGAGATGATCGGCCGTATCATCGAGGCTGTGCGCGGCGTACTCTGA
- a CDS encoding DNA-3-methyladenine glycosylase I has protein sequence METTAEGLIRGEDGLDRCFWHGGLDDYRRYHDEEWGRPVTDDVRLFEKICLEGFQSGLSWLTILRKRENFRAAFAGFDFHQVARFGDDEIARCLADAGIIRHRGKIVSTINNARHAIDLTAEFGSLSRYFWSYEPDASERPERMDYATLRANPTSPTSIRLSKDLKKRGWTFVGPTTVYAFMQAMGLVNDHIEGCCRRAPTEELRSRLVRP, from the coding sequence ATGGAGACGACAGCGGAAGGCCTGATCCGGGGAGAGGACGGTCTCGACCGCTGCTTCTGGCATGGCGGCCTCGACGACTATCGCCGCTACCATGATGAAGAGTGGGGCCGCCCGGTCACCGATGATGTCAGGCTCTTCGAGAAGATCTGCCTCGAAGGATTTCAGTCCGGCCTCTCCTGGCTGACGATCCTGAGAAAGCGCGAGAACTTCCGCGCAGCCTTCGCCGGCTTCGACTTCCATCAGGTCGCCCGCTTCGGCGATGACGAGATTGCCCGATGCCTGGCGGACGCGGGCATCATCCGCCATCGCGGCAAAATCGTCTCGACCATCAACAACGCCCGCCATGCGATCGACCTCACGGCGGAATTCGGCTCGCTGTCTCGTTACTTCTGGAGTTACGAACCCGACGCATCGGAACGCCCGGAACGCATGGACTATGCAACACTCAGGGCCAATCCGACCTCGCCCACCTCGATCCGCCTGTCGAAGGATCTGAAGAAGCGTGGCTGGACCTTTGTTGGCCCGACAACGGTCTATGCCTTCATGCAGGCCATGGGCCTGGTCAATGACCATATCGAAGGCTGCTGCCGTCGCGCGCCGACCGAGGAACTTCGGTCCCGGCTCGTCCGCCCCTGA
- a CDS encoding L,D-transpeptidase, which produces MFNTTFRKAAVAVIALTIALPAPASAISLNRIQTTSDVTLVAQQRKEVPEKFKRKVVRLTTDEKPGTIIIDTNNKFLYYVEGKNRATRYGVGVGREGFGWSGVVKIGRKAEWPEWRPPAEMRRREAAKGHILPVVQEGGPDNPLGARAMYLYKGGRDTIFRIHGTNQPWTIGLNMSSGCIRMMNKDVEHLYERAAIGSKVIVIGPGNRQGDVSFDDKGVDILRTIFGG; this is translated from the coding sequence ATGTTCAACACGACTTTCCGCAAGGCGGCGGTGGCGGTGATCGCGCTTACCATCGCCTTGCCGGCGCCCGCCAGCGCCATCAGCCTCAATCGCATCCAGACGACGAGTGACGTCACACTCGTTGCGCAGCAGCGCAAGGAAGTGCCGGAGAAGTTCAAGCGCAAGGTCGTGCGCCTGACGACGGACGAGAAGCCGGGCACGATCATCATCGATACGAACAACAAGTTTCTCTACTATGTCGAGGGCAAGAACCGCGCGACCCGCTACGGCGTCGGCGTGGGTCGTGAAGGCTTCGGCTGGTCTGGCGTGGTGAAGATCGGCCGCAAGGCGGAATGGCCCGAATGGCGTCCGCCGGCAGAGATGCGCCGCCGCGAAGCCGCCAAGGGCCATATTCTGCCGGTCGTGCAGGAAGGCGGACCGGACAATCCGCTCGGTGCGCGCGCCATGTATCTTTACAAGGGCGGTCGCGACACGATCTTCCGCATCCACGGCACCAACCAGCCCTGGACGATCGGTCTCAACATGTCGTCGGGCTGCATCCGGATGATGAACAAGGATGTCGAGCATCTCTACGAGCGCGCCGCGATTGGCAGCAAGGTGATCGTCATCGGCCCCGGCAACCGCCAGGGTGACGTCTCCTTCGACGACAAGGGTGTCGATATCCTGCGCACGATCTTCGGCGGCTGA
- the copM gene encoding CopM family metallochaperone, which produces MLKTILVAASLTTALYTSAAFAQDANMHQGHDMSSMDHGMMNDSPSSKAFQEANAKMHKDMTMELTGNADVDFVRGMIPHHQGAIDMAKIVLEHGKDPEIRKLAEEVISAQEGEIAMMKEWLAKNGQ; this is translated from the coding sequence ATGCTGAAGACAATTCTCGTTGCCGCGTCGCTCACGACCGCGCTTTACACCTCTGCCGCCTTCGCCCAGGACGCAAACATGCATCAGGGCCACGACATGTCCAGCATGGACCATGGCATGATGAACGATAGCCCCTCTTCCAAGGCCTTCCAGGAGGCCAATGCGAAGATGCACAAGGACATGACCATGGAATTGACCGGCAATGCCGATGTCGATTTCGTCCGGGGCATGATCCCGCATCACCAGGGCGCGATCGACATGGCCAAGATCGTGCTGGAGCACGGCAAGGATCCGGAGATCCGCAAGCTCGCCGAAGAGGTGATCTCAGCCCAGGAAGGCGAGATCGCCATGATGAAGGAATGGCTTGCCAAGAACGGGCAATAA
- the relB gene encoding type II toxin-antitoxin system RelB family antitoxin produces MNKRVTLDMPEEMHQLIVEYASEAGAEPDDYLRQMIQRELENLQDLAAADEAVKRIRSGEDKVVSSEEFWRGLDD; encoded by the coding sequence ATGAACAAGCGCGTCACGCTCGATATGCCGGAAGAAATGCATCAGTTGATCGTCGAATACGCCTCGGAAGCCGGCGCGGAGCCGGATGATTATCTGCGCCAGATGATTCAGCGCGAACTTGAAAATCTCCAGGATCTCGCCGCTGCCGACGAGGCCGTGAAGCGTATCAGGAGCGGCGAAGACAAGGTTGTCAGTTCCGAGGAGTTCTGGCGTGGCCTGGACGATTGA
- a CDS encoding ATP phosphoribosyltransferase regulatory subunit has translation MPLTDMPDFAGTILQEFTSRGTTRVDTPVIQPAAPFLDMAGEDLRRRIFLTENERGESLCLRPEFTIPVCLRHIETATGTPKRYAYLGEVFRQRREGPQEFYQAGIEDLGDIAVAASDARAISDSVAILTRLLPTKPLTVTLGDQSVFEAVVKALGLPAGWQKRLIQAFGNSAQIEQLLRTLATPTPVPGLDPQVSALLAKGDQEALIAHIDQTMQETGYLTNASRTPAEIARRLKEKLELSETRLDGAALLLLREFLSLELPLADASAALAGFADAAGLKLGAALSRFDERVAALASTGVDLDRITYRAAFGRPLDYYTGLVFEVAVKGKPAVLAGGGRFDRLLTLLGAETHIPAVGFSLWLDRIETERSAS, from the coding sequence ATGCCCCTGACCGACATGCCCGATTTCGCCGGCACCATCCTGCAAGAATTCACATCCCGCGGCACGACCCGCGTCGATACGCCCGTGATCCAGCCGGCGGCGCCCTTCCTCGATATGGCCGGCGAGGACCTGCGTCGTCGCATCTTCCTCACCGAAAACGAGCGCGGCGAAAGCTTGTGCCTGCGTCCGGAATTCACCATCCCCGTCTGCCTCCGCCACATCGAAACCGCGACCGGCACGCCGAAGCGTTATGCCTATCTCGGCGAAGTCTTCCGCCAGCGCCGCGAAGGCCCGCAGGAATTCTACCAAGCCGGCATTGAGGATCTCGGTGACATCGCCGTTGCCGCCTCGGATGCCCGCGCGATTTCAGACAGCGTCGCCATCCTTACCCGACTGCTGCCGACAAAGCCGCTCACAGTCACCCTTGGCGACCAGTCGGTCTTCGAAGCCGTGGTCAAGGCGCTCGGTCTGCCCGCCGGCTGGCAGAAGCGCCTGATCCAGGCTTTCGGCAATTCCGCCCAGATCGAGCAGCTGCTGCGCACTCTGGCGACCCCGACGCCTGTGCCGGGTCTCGATCCGCAAGTTTCCGCACTCCTCGCCAAGGGAGATCAGGAGGCCCTGATCGCCCATATCGATCAAACCATGCAGGAAACCGGCTATCTCACTAATGCCAGCCGCACGCCGGCCGAGATCGCCCGCCGTCTGAAGGAAAAGCTGGAGCTCTCGGAGACTCGCCTTGATGGCGCCGCCCTGCTGCTGCTGCGCGAATTCCTCTCGCTCGAACTGCCGCTTGCCGATGCCTCGGCCGCCCTTGCCGGCTTTGCCGATGCCGCAGGCCTGAAGCTTGGGGCAGCACTCAGCCGCTTCGACGAACGCGTTGCGGCACTCGCCAGCACGGGCGTCGATCTCGATCGGATCACCTACCGCGCCGCCTTCGGTCGTCCGCTGGATTATTACACCGGCCTCGTCTTCGAGGTCGCGGTGAAGGGGAAACCCGCAGTCCTCGCCGGCGGTGGCCGCTTCGACCGGCTGCTCACCCTGCTTGGCGCCGAGACGCATATTCCGGCCGTCGGCTTCTCGCTCTGGCTGGATCGCATCGAAACCGAGAGGAGCGCGTCATGA
- a CDS encoding type II toxin-antitoxin system RelE family toxin encodes MAWTIEYRQPVRKTVEKLDPVIRRRIKRFLEERLAKHDNPRSLGDPLHGSKLGAYWRYTVGDYRIICDIQDGKLIVLVVEIGHRCSVYR; translated from the coding sequence GTGGCCTGGACGATTGAGTATCGTCAGCCCGTTCGGAAAACGGTCGAGAAACTCGATCCTGTCATTCGCCGCCGTATAAAACGGTTTCTGGAAGAGCGGCTTGCCAAACACGATAATCCCAGAAGCCTTGGAGACCCGCTCCATGGGAGCAAACTCGGTGCCTATTGGCGCTACACAGTTGGCGACTACCGCATCATCTGCGATATCCAAGACGGAAAACTCATCGTGCTTGTGGTCGAGATCGGCCATCGCTGTTCCGTCTATCGGTAA
- the hisS gene encoding histidine--tRNA ligase — MSDKNKKPQKLKARLPRGFVDREAADIRAANQMMETIREVYERYGFDPIETPLFEYTDALGKFLPDSDRPNEGVFSLQDDDDQWMSLRYDLTAPMARHVAENFQEIQLPFRTYRAGYVFRNEKPGPGRFRQFMQFDADTVGAPGVQSDAEMCMMMADTLEALGIKRGDYVIRVNNRKVFDGVLDSIGLSGDENAAQRLNVLRAIDKLDKFGLDGVKLLLGAGRKDDSGDFTRGAGLNDTQIQSVLSYLSDDDFYPSSDLYVQGQSELMQIEQLVTAAGYQSDRIKIDPSVIRGLEYYTGPVYEAELTFDVTNEKGEKVVFGSVGGGGRYDGLVSRFMGQPVPATGFSIGVSRLMTALKNLGKLGQDEVLGPVLVTVMDGDVESMGRYQRFTQALRAEGIRAEMYQGNWKKFGNQLKYADRRNAPIAIIQGGDERAQGVVQIKDLIEGKRLSGEITDNAEWREARVAQEVVAEADLVAKVKEILAAQAEDRRRAKGV; from the coding sequence ATGAGCGATAAGAACAAGAAGCCCCAGAAGCTGAAGGCCCGCCTGCCGCGCGGCTTCGTCGATCGCGAGGCTGCCGACATCCGTGCTGCCAACCAGATGATGGAGACCATCCGCGAGGTCTATGAGCGCTATGGTTTCGACCCGATCGAGACCCCGCTCTTCGAGTATACCGACGCACTCGGCAAGTTCCTGCCGGATTCGGACCGCCCGAACGAAGGCGTCTTCTCGCTGCAGGACGATGACGACCAGTGGATGTCGCTGCGCTACGACCTGACCGCGCCCATGGCCCGCCATGTCGCGGAGAATTTTCAGGAAATCCAGCTGCCGTTCCGCACCTATCGTGCAGGCTATGTCTTCCGCAACGAGAAGCCGGGTCCTGGACGCTTCCGTCAGTTCATGCAGTTCGATGCAGACACTGTCGGCGCGCCGGGCGTCCAGTCCGATGCCGAAATGTGCATGATGATGGCCGATACGCTGGAAGCGCTCGGCATCAAGCGCGGCGACTATGTGATCCGGGTCAACAACCGCAAGGTTTTTGACGGTGTGCTCGACTCTATCGGCTTGAGCGGCGATGAAAATGCTGCGCAGAGGCTGAATGTTTTGCGGGCTATCGACAAGCTCGACAAATTTGGATTGGACGGCGTCAAGTTGCTGCTCGGCGCAGGTCGTAAAGACGACAGCGGAGACTTCACCAGAGGCGCAGGCCTGAACGATACGCAGATCCAGTCGGTCTTGTCCTACCTTTCTGACGATGACTTCTACCCATCGAGCGACTTGTATGTTCAGGGGCAGAGCGAACTCATGCAGATAGAACAGCTAGTCACGGCTGCTGGCTATCAATCCGATCGCATCAAGATTGATCCGTCGGTAATTCGCGGTCTCGAATATTACACCGGCCCCGTCTACGAAGCCGAACTCACCTTCGACGTCACCAATGAAAAGGGCGAAAAGGTCGTCTTCGGCTCGGTCGGCGGCGGCGGACGGTATGATGGCCTCGTCTCGCGCTTCATGGGCCAGCCGGTGCCGGCCACCGGCTTTTCCATCGGCGTCTCGCGCCTGATGACGGCGCTCAAAAACCTCGGCAAGCTCGGCCAGGACGAAGTGCTTGGTCCGGTCCTCGTCACCGTCATGGATGGCGATGTCGAGAGCATGGGCCGCTACCAGCGCTTCACGCAAGCGCTGCGTGCCGAAGGCATCCGCGCCGAAATGTACCAGGGCAACTGGAAGAAATTCGGCAACCAGCTGAAATATGCCGACCGCCGCAATGCTCCCATTGCCATCATCCAGGGCGGCGACGAGCGCGCGCAAGGCGTCGTGCAGATCAAGGACCTGATCGAGGGCAAGCGCCTCTCCGGCGAGATCACCGACAATGCCGAATGGCGCGAGGCGCGCGTGGCCCAGGAAGTCGTGGCCGAGGCGGACCTGGTCGCCAAGGTCAAGGAGATCCTGGCCGCCCAGGCGGAAGATCGCCGTCGGGCGAAGGGTGTTTGA
- a CDS encoding DUF4870 family protein → MADPNYRPPVTSGEGWFSPGRLNVQLVYCLYLVSFVVGITGIIGLILAYVNRGKSEPWIDTHYTYAIRTFWIGLLYALISSILMLVAIGAILIFGVAIWIVVRCVIGLQKASAGEPIARPTSWWI, encoded by the coding sequence ATGGCTGATCCGAATTACCGTCCCCCGGTGACCTCCGGCGAAGGCTGGTTCTCGCCCGGCCGCCTCAATGTCCAGCTGGTCTACTGCCTCTATCTCGTGAGCTTCGTCGTCGGCATCACCGGCATCATCGGCTTGATCTTGGCTTATGTGAACCGCGGCAAGAGCGAGCCTTGGATCGATACCCATTACACCTATGCGATCAGAACCTTCTGGATCGGTCTGCTCTATGCGCTGATATCGAGCATCCTGATGCTTGTGGCCATCGGCGCCATCCTGATCTTCGGCGTCGCCATCTGGATTGTCGTCCGTTGCGTCATCGGCTTGCAGAAGGCCTCTGCCGGCGAGCCGATCGCCCGTCCCACCAGCTGGTGGATTTGA
- a CDS encoding L,D-transpeptidase, which translates to MSKRSLLLALLTSLSIALPVHASDRYKSRPPVMVSPDLQASWVLQLGGVPAQTRSSATPQRMRQAVPAGRQRVVQQPQQVLRQQPVQQQRRLVQQRRVLFPQQQPAPQQVAMRPDKPVRTQIEPKFLPQMVQYQTKHKPGTIVIDTRERFLYLVMADGMAKRYGVGVGKPGFEWAGTHKVTSKREWPDWRPPQEMIAREAAKGHFLPAHMPGGPENPLGARALYLGSTLYRIHGTNAPWSIGNGVSSGCIRMRNEDVTDLYERVKVGTKVIVI; encoded by the coding sequence ATGTCGAAGCGTTCCCTGTTACTGGCCTTGCTGACCAGCCTGTCGATTGCCCTGCCCGTCCATGCGAGTGATCGCTACAAGAGCCGTCCGCCTGTGATGGTCAGTCCCGACCTCCAGGCGTCCTGGGTCCTGCAACTCGGCGGCGTCCCGGCACAGACGCGCAGTTCTGCCACGCCACAGCGGATGCGTCAGGCCGTTCCGGCAGGGCGTCAGCGGGTGGTGCAGCAGCCGCAACAGGTGCTGCGCCAGCAGCCGGTGCAGCAGCAGCGTCGTCTCGTGCAGCAGCGGCGCGTGCTTTTCCCGCAGCAGCAGCCGGCGCCGCAGCAGGTCGCGATGCGGCCGGACAAGCCGGTGCGCACCCAGATCGAGCCGAAATTCCTGCCGCAGATGGTCCAGTACCAGACCAAGCACAAGCCGGGTACGATCGTCATCGATACGCGCGAGCGCTTCCTCTATCTCGTCATGGCCGACGGCATGGCAAAGCGTTACGGTGTCGGCGTCGGCAAGCCGGGCTTCGAATGGGCCGGCACCCACAAGGTGACGTCCAAGCGCGAATGGCCGGACTGGCGCCCGCCGCAGGAGATGATCGCCCGCGAGGCAGCCAAGGGGCACTTCCTGCCTGCCCACATGCCCGGCGGCCCGGAAAATCCCCTCGGCGCGCGCGCGCTCTATCTCGGCTCGACGCTTTACCGCATCCACGGAACGAATGCGCCGTGGTCGATCGGCAATGGCGTGTCCTCCGGCTGCATTCGCATGCGCAACGAGGACGTGACCGATCTCTATGAGCGCGTGAAGGTCGGCACCAAGGTCATTGTGATCTGA
- the glcF gene encoding glycolate oxidase subunit GlcF — protein MQTNFTAEQLTDPHVAEAESILRKCVHCGFCTATCPTYVTLGNELDSPRGRIYLIKDMLENGRPADDQIVTHIDRCLSCLACTTTCPSGVDYMHLVDHARIHIEKTYRRPLMNRLTRNMLAMVLPYPGRFRLALRLAALGRPFAGLFDQVKSLKPMAAMLRLAPSKVAPPSDFAKPAIHAAAATRRGRVAILTGCAQPVLDPGINEAAISLLTRLGVEVIVPQGEGCCGALVHHMGREEQALDSARRNVDVWTRAIEAGGLDAIIVTTSGCGTTIKDYGHMLRLDPAYAEKAARVSALAKDVTEYLSTIDLPIAETKGLTVAYHSACSLQHGQKVTMAPKLLLKSAGFTVKDPPEGHLCCGSAGTYNIMQPEISAKLKARKVKNIESTKPDIISAGNIGCMTQIGSATGIPVVHTVELLNWAYGGPRPKALDRRAAV, from the coding sequence GTGCAGACCAATTTCACCGCCGAGCAGCTCACCGATCCCCATGTCGCGGAAGCCGAAAGCATTCTGCGCAAATGCGTGCATTGCGGCTTCTGCACCGCCACCTGTCCCACCTATGTGACGCTCGGCAACGAGCTCGACAGCCCGCGCGGCCGCATCTACCTGATCAAGGACATGCTGGAAAACGGCCGCCCGGCGGATGACCAGATCGTCACCCATATCGACCGTTGTCTCTCCTGCCTCGCCTGCACCACGACCTGTCCCTCCGGCGTCGACTACATGCATCTGGTCGACCATGCCCGCATCCATATCGAAAAGACCTATCGCCGCCCGCTGATGAACCGGCTGACCCGCAACATGCTGGCGATGGTCCTTCCCTATCCGGGCCGCTTCCGTTTGGCGCTCAGACTCGCCGCTCTCGGTCGCCCCTTCGCCGGCCTTTTCGATCAGGTGAAGTCACTCAAGCCCATGGCCGCCATGTTGAGGCTCGCGCCTTCCAAGGTCGCGCCACCCTCGGACTTCGCCAAGCCCGCCATCCATGCCGCAGCCGCAACCCGTCGTGGCCGCGTCGCGATACTCACCGGCTGCGCTCAGCCTGTCCTCGATCCCGGCATCAACGAAGCGGCGATTTCGCTTCTCACCCGCTTGGGCGTCGAGGTTATTGTACCTCAGGGTGAAGGCTGCTGTGGCGCGCTCGTCCACCATATGGGTCGCGAAGAACAGGCGCTCGACAGCGCTCGCCGCAATGTCGATGTCTGGACCCGTGCGATTGAAGCGGGTGGTCTCGACGCGATCATTGTCACGACCTCGGGCTGCGGCACGACGATAAAGGACTATGGCCACATGCTGCGTCTCGATCCGGCTTATGCTGAAAAGGCCGCGCGCGTTTCGGCACTCGCCAAGGACGTCACCGAATATCTTTCGACCATCGATCTGCCGATCGCGGAGACGAAGGGGCTGACGGTTGCCTATCATTCCGCCTGTTCGCTGCAGCACGGTCAGAAGGTGACGATGGCACCAAAACTCCTTCTGAAATCGGCCGGCTTCACCGTCAAGGACCCGCCGGAAGGCCATCTCTGCTGCGGTTCAGCCGGCACCTACAACATCATGCAGCCGGAGATTTCCGCCAAGCTGAAGGCCCGCAAGGTGAAGAACATCGAGTCGACGAAACCTGACATCATCTCTGCCGGCAACATCGGCTGCATGACCCAGATCGGCTCGGCGACGGGCATTCCCGTTGTCCATACGGTCGAGTTGCTGAACTGGGCCTATGGCGGTCCGCGTCCGAAAGCGCTCGATCGCCGCGCGGCGGTTTGA